Proteins encoded together in one Chitinophaga sp. LS1 window:
- a CDS encoding IS110 family transposase produces the protein MEQSHISFEQVVSRGCGLDVHQENVVATIRGNGLEEQTRTFSTFTSSLRDLVAWLEESGITHVAMESTGVYWKPVFNILEPHFELILVNARHIKYVPGHKTDRNDSAWIAKLLLSGLLKGSFIPPQYTRELRELYRYKRKVIGQRSSEYNRLQNILETANIKLSTVVSDVFGVSGWSMITAIIEGEQDPMILANLAKGRLKIKKQELILALEGHLNEHHRFMLSLSKTVILQLNDLLGQVDNRIDQYLKNGRKK, from the coding sequence ATGGAACAATCACATATCAGTTTTGAACAGGTTGTGAGTCGCGGCTGTGGCCTCGATGTTCACCAGGAGAATGTAGTAGCCACCATCAGAGGAAATGGGTTGGAAGAACAAACCCGCACTTTTAGCACTTTCACAAGTTCACTTAGGGACCTGGTAGCTTGGCTTGAAGAATCCGGCATTACACATGTCGCAATGGAGAGCACGGGGGTTTACTGGAAGCCTGTTTTTAATATACTGGAACCTCACTTTGAACTTATTCTGGTCAATGCCCGGCATATTAAATATGTGCCGGGGCATAAGACCGATCGCAATGACAGTGCCTGGATTGCAAAATTATTGCTAAGCGGGCTACTAAAGGGAAGTTTTATTCCACCGCAATACACTCGCGAATTACGGGAATTGTACCGATACAAACGTAAAGTAATAGGACAGCGGTCCAGTGAATATAACCGGTTACAGAACATTTTAGAGACAGCCAATATCAAATTGAGCACTGTAGTCAGTGATGTATTCGGTGTAAGTGGCTGGTCAATGATCACTGCCATTATTGAAGGAGAACAGGATCCTATGATATTGGCCAATTTGGCAAAAGGTAGGCTCAAAATCAAAAAACAAGAGCTTATTCTTGCATTAGAAGGCCATCTTAATGAGCATCACCGTTTTATGCTCAGCCTGTCTAAAACTGTTATTTTACAGCTAAATGACCTACTTGGTCAGGTGGATAACCGTATAGATCAGTACTTAAAAAATGGGAGGAAGAAGTAA
- a CDS encoding iron-sulfur cluster assembly scaffold protein has product MSYAERVLDYYNNPRNAGTLDKNSQHVGTGLVHVSEYVDVVRFQIEVNPVTHVIRDARFKTFGCGSAIACSSITTEWIKGKTIEEAFRLDHMEIVEALSLPPSKIHSAILTEDAVRAAINDYRFKNGMEPAVEEYEEPADYYDERD; this is encoded by the coding sequence ATGTCTTACGCTGAAAGAGTACTGGATTACTACAACAACCCCAGGAACGCCGGCACGCTGGACAAAAATTCCCAGCATGTAGGTACCGGGTTGGTACACGTCTCGGAATACGTAGATGTTGTAAGGTTTCAAATCGAAGTAAACCCTGTCACACACGTGATCAGAGACGCACGCTTCAAGACCTTTGGCTGTGGGTCAGCGATTGCGTGTTCTTCTATCACTACTGAATGGATTAAGGGGAAAACAATTGAAGAGGCTTTCCGGTTAGATCATATGGAGATCGTGGAAGCACTGAGTTTACCTCCTTCTAAAATTCATAGTGCGATTTTGACGGAAGATGCGGTGAGGGCTGCCATCAATGATTATCGGTTTAAGAATGGGATGGAGCCTGCGGTAGAAGAATATGAAGAACCAGCTGACTATTACGACGAAAGGGATTGA
- a CDS encoding TonB-dependent receptor codes for MQNTRRPVRIIYLWLLTILLPLFAQAQLNGSYIISGKITGDSKDPLVGASVQIKGTSFGATTDSTGTFHLTANTKFPFKLVVRLIGYQPQEFDVKNSDSRLQIQLVTQNLLVNEVVVSASRQQEKLMRSPVAIEKLDVKALKETPAASFYDAIGNLKGVQMTTAGLTFKVFNTRGFNVPNNFRFMQLVDGVDNQAATLGVPLGNAIGPTELDIQSIEVTPGASSALYGMNAINGMSNLLTKNPFQYQGISVYQKIGANHFDGSGGSPKALTETSVRYAQAFNDKFAFKINFSYMQGTDWYADSHNDFNPGTKANPDFPTLVGANNVANDAWNKYADQSTFPITDKNGKSYNVSRTGYWEKDLVGDYTVKNLKFDGGLYYKIRPKLQISYNYRIGQMDGFFQRGNRIGLKNVVVQNHKVELQGEDFTIRSYMSLENTGDSYNMNPLADNLEKSFKTDKVWQSDYTKALNSALDAGSDIAAAHRAARAAADNGRWTPGTAAFDKQVKLIKSINDWDIYPTSKDSTNKSGGAALLQMSHFYHGEGTWNLRKYVHFADVLVGADYRTYEIIPDGNNFVDFTKALADRNTPGGKHIWYGKAGGFVQASKTFFHDQLKLTASLRYDKSQQFDGKFNPRIAAVYTTPNQRHNFRASWQNGFRFPSLFEAYSFVNNGGVRRVGGLAFIEEGLGYFKNSFLTSSATAYTTAVNKITNADATVTRAEAEQQSAGVLKVANLDPIVPEQIHSFEAGYKSVLFDNKVFIDVDGYFNSYKHFIGQVEVAVPKTGSVNDLTQSVLDQMYDKQYQNRYRVWTNSKSTVQNYGFALGVTYNFEKGYTLSGNLNYNTLTQDKTKDDALIPGFNTPKYFSNVSFGNRQVFKNVGFNVVWHWQDTFYWQNLFGNGDVPAYSTVDAQVTYGLPKIHTSVKVGGSNIFNTAYFQYVGGPTIKGLYYVAITYDLPFAKK; via the coding sequence ATGCAAAACACCAGACGCCCCGTACGTATAATCTATCTGTGGCTCCTGACCATTCTCCTGCCGCTGTTTGCGCAGGCACAACTCAACGGCTCCTATATCATTTCCGGTAAGATCACCGGAGACAGCAAGGACCCCCTGGTAGGAGCTTCTGTACAGATTAAAGGTACCTCCTTCGGCGCCACTACAGACAGTACAGGTACTTTTCACCTTACTGCAAACACTAAATTCCCGTTCAAATTAGTTGTCCGTCTCATCGGCTATCAACCGCAGGAATTCGATGTAAAGAATAGCGATAGCCGTTTACAGATACAACTGGTGACGCAGAACCTGCTTGTGAACGAAGTGGTAGTATCCGCTTCCCGTCAGCAGGAAAAACTGATGCGGTCACCGGTGGCGATTGAAAAACTGGATGTAAAAGCATTGAAAGAAACACCGGCTGCCTCTTTCTATGATGCCATCGGGAACCTGAAAGGGGTGCAGATGACCACGGCAGGTTTGACCTTTAAGGTATTCAACACCCGTGGTTTCAATGTGCCGAACAACTTCCGCTTTATGCAGCTGGTAGATGGTGTGGATAACCAGGCCGCTACCCTTGGTGTACCACTGGGTAATGCCATCGGCCCTACCGAACTGGATATCCAGAGTATTGAAGTTACTCCCGGCGCCTCTTCTGCCTTGTATGGTATGAACGCCATCAATGGGATGTCTAACCTGCTTACCAAGAACCCTTTCCAATACCAGGGTATCAGTGTGTATCAGAAAATCGGTGCTAACCACTTCGATGGCAGTGGAGGTTCTCCAAAGGCATTGACTGAAACTTCTGTGAGATATGCGCAGGCTTTCAATGACAAATTTGCCTTCAAAATCAACTTCTCTTATATGCAGGGTACTGACTGGTATGCGGATAGTCACAATGACTTCAATCCCGGTACCAAGGCGAATCCTGACTTCCCTACGCTCGTAGGTGCGAACAACGTAGCTAACGATGCATGGAATAAATATGCTGACCAGAGTACTTTCCCGATCACTGATAAAAATGGTAAATCTTACAACGTAAGCCGTACCGGATATTGGGAAAAAGACCTGGTAGGTGATTACACCGTAAAGAACCTGAAATTTGATGGTGGGTTGTATTATAAGATCAGACCTAAACTACAGATTTCTTACAACTACCGTATTGGTCAGATGGATGGTTTCTTCCAGCGTGGTAACCGTATTGGTTTGAAAAACGTGGTAGTACAAAACCATAAAGTCGAGTTACAGGGAGAGGATTTCACTATCCGTTCTTATATGTCACTCGAAAACACCGGTGACTCTTATAATATGAACCCGCTGGCGGATAACCTTGAAAAGTCTTTCAAAACAGACAAGGTTTGGCAGTCAGATTATACCAAGGCTTTGAACTCCGCGCTGGATGCGGGTAGCGATATCGCTGCTGCTCACCGTGCGGCACGTGCTGCAGCTGATAATGGCAGATGGACACCGGGTACAGCGGCTTTTGATAAACAGGTGAAGTTGATCAAGAGCATCAACGACTGGGATATTTACCCTACTTCCAAAGATTCTACTAACAAGAGTGGTGGTGCTGCCCTGTTGCAGATGAGCCATTTCTATCACGGAGAGGGTACCTGGAACCTGCGTAAATATGTACACTTTGCGGATGTACTGGTAGGTGCGGATTACCGTACTTACGAGATCATTCCGGATGGCAACAACTTTGTGGATTTCACAAAAGCGCTGGCTGACCGTAATACACCGGGTGGTAAACACATCTGGTATGGTAAAGCAGGTGGGTTTGTACAGGCAAGCAAAACCTTCTTCCATGATCAGCTGAAACTGACAGCATCTTTGAGGTATGATAAGAGTCAGCAGTTCGATGGTAAGTTCAACCCTCGTATTGCGGCAGTGTATACCACACCTAATCAGCGTCATAACTTCAGGGCCAGCTGGCAGAATGGGTTTAGGTTCCCATCGCTGTTTGAAGCGTATTCTTTCGTGAATAACGGTGGGGTACGTCGTGTAGGTGGTCTGGCATTTATAGAAGAAGGATTGGGGTACTTTAAGAATTCCTTCCTGACCAGCAGTGCGACGGCATATACAACAGCGGTGAATAAGATCACCAATGCAGATGCAACAGTGACAAGGGCGGAGGCAGAGCAGCAAAGTGCAGGCGTACTGAAAGTAGCGAACCTGGACCCGATTGTACCTGAGCAGATCCATTCATTTGAAGCAGGGTATAAGAGTGTGTTGTTTGATAATAAAGTGTTTATTGATGTAGATGGGTACTTCAACAGTTACAAACACTTTATCGGGCAGGTGGAAGTGGCGGTGCCTAAGACGGGTAGTGTGAATGACCTGACTCAGTCAGTGCTGGATCAGATGTATGATAAGCAATACCAGAACAGGTATAGGGTGTGGACAAATAGTAAGTCTACCGTACAGAACTATGGTTTTGCACTGGGTGTGACTTACAATTTTGAGAAGGGATATACCCTTAGTGGTAACCTGAATTATAATACCCTGACACAGGATAAGACGAAGGATGATGCGTTGATTCCTGGTTTTAATACGCCGAAGTACTTTTCGAATGTGAGTTTTGGTAACAGGCAGGTGTTTAAGAATGTAGGGTTCAATGTGGTATGGCACTGGCAGGATACTTTCTACTGGCAGAATCTGTTTGGTAATGGTGATGTGCCGGCTTATAGCACGGTGGATGCGCAGGTGACTTATGGATTGCCCAAGATTCATACTTCCGTGAAGGTGGGTGGATCGAATATATTCAATACGGCTTACTTCCAGTATGTGGGAGGGCCTACGATAAAGGGTTTGTATTATGTGGCGATAACGTATGATTTGCCTTTTGCGAAGAAATAA
- a CDS encoding lipoprotein signal peptidase translates to MKYRHVILIVVLVLVVDQALKVWIKTHMNFSDEIIIFPNWFRIHFIENDGMAYGMKFGGDFGKIILTLFRLFAVIIGFRYMKKLVKQDYSRGLLICGSLILAGAAGNLIDSLFYGMIFSSSNYADVAQFLPPGGGYGTFLHGNVVDMLYFPILRGHFPTWFPINAGESFVFFRPIFNVADAAISVGVITILVFQKKFFARHHEKEREQREREQVAVSK, encoded by the coding sequence TTGAAATATCGTCACGTAATATTGATTGTAGTACTGGTACTGGTAGTAGATCAGGCATTAAAAGTATGGATCAAAACCCATATGAACTTCTCTGATGAGATCATTATCTTCCCTAACTGGTTTAGGATTCATTTCATTGAAAACGATGGAATGGCCTACGGTATGAAGTTCGGTGGTGATTTTGGAAAAATAATCCTCACGCTGTTCCGCTTATTTGCGGTAATTATTGGTTTCAGATATATGAAGAAACTGGTGAAGCAGGATTACAGTAGAGGTTTGTTAATTTGTGGTTCATTGATTCTGGCTGGTGCCGCTGGTAACCTGATAGACAGTCTGTTTTACGGAATGATATTCTCTTCTTCCAATTATGCAGATGTAGCACAGTTCCTGCCTCCAGGTGGTGGATATGGTACTTTCCTGCATGGAAATGTGGTGGATATGCTGTATTTCCCGATTCTGAGGGGGCATTTCCCAACCTGGTTCCCGATCAATGCAGGTGAGTCTTTTGTGTTTTTCAGACCAATCTTCAATGTGGCGGATGCTGCAATTTCAGTAGGTGTGATCACGATCCTGGTGTTCCAGAAAAAGTTTTTTGCCAGGCACCACGAGAAGGAGAGGGAGCAGAGAGAGAGAGAGCAGGTAGCGGTGAGTAAATAA
- the gldG gene encoding gliding motility-associated ABC transporter substrate-binding protein GldG translates to MINSKKKYLQRAILVIAILIGVNILAMYVHTRWDLTAEKRFTLTPSTRQLLKGLDSTVTIEVFLKGDYPASFRQLAQSTQELLEEFREVGGNRVQFSFQNPGQGMNDSDRLAFQQSLAEQGIMPFNMQVQEDANQGYSEKLIFPGALVHYGSKTLGINLLKNQGGQDPMQTMNSSEALLEFQFANAIYQLKQNHLPLVGYMLGHNELLGAEVLDALTSMQSSYLLDTITLQYVSHIPQDFSAIVFAKPVDRFTDEDKLKIDQYVMNGGKVIWFVDELNVGMDSLQKHDTYVAMDRELNLEDMLFRYGVRINQDLIQDLQCDRLPQVVGHVGDKPQFDLLPFPYFPLLSPTGAHPIVKNMDLVLSHFASSIDTVKGGDISKTVLLTSSGNSRTERAPVQLSWNDLRTKPNPRQFQQHNLPVAVLLEGQFTSLFRNRLSVDEQQLIQQVTRLPFKDHSDVINKMIVVSDGDLITNAISQKNGPMQMGVNLFDPSMVYANKEFLLNSLGYLTNNAGIMEARNKELTLRLLDAEKIKQNKSMWQAICVIIPVLLILLFRVIFQFIRQRKFER, encoded by the coding sequence GTGATTAACAGTAAGAAAAAATACCTGCAACGGGCAATACTCGTCATAGCTATACTGATAGGCGTTAACATCCTGGCCATGTACGTTCATACAAGATGGGATCTAACTGCCGAAAAGAGATTTACCCTTACTCCCAGCACCCGCCAGCTGCTCAAAGGGCTGGATAGCACTGTCACCATCGAGGTATTCCTCAAGGGTGATTACCCTGCTTCCTTCCGTCAACTGGCACAATCTACCCAGGAACTCCTGGAAGAATTCAGGGAAGTAGGCGGTAACCGGGTGCAGTTTTCTTTCCAGAATCCCGGTCAGGGCATGAATGATTCCGACAGGCTCGCTTTTCAGCAATCACTGGCTGAGCAGGGGATCATGCCTTTTAATATGCAGGTGCAGGAAGATGCGAACCAGGGATACTCTGAGAAACTGATCTTCCCGGGTGCCCTTGTTCACTATGGCAGCAAGACCCTCGGCATCAATCTCCTGAAGAACCAGGGTGGCCAGGATCCTATGCAAACCATGAACAGCTCCGAGGCACTGCTGGAATTCCAGTTTGCCAACGCTATATATCAGCTCAAACAAAATCACCTGCCACTGGTAGGCTACATGCTCGGCCACAATGAATTGCTGGGTGCCGAAGTACTGGATGCCCTTACCAGCATGCAAAGCAGCTACCTGCTCGACACGATTACCTTACAATACGTTTCTCACATTCCGCAGGATTTTTCCGCCATCGTGTTTGCAAAACCTGTTGACCGCTTTACGGATGAAGATAAGTTGAAGATAGATCAGTACGTCATGAACGGTGGTAAAGTGATCTGGTTTGTAGATGAACTGAATGTAGGTATGGATAGCCTGCAAAAACATGATACCTATGTAGCCATGGATCGTGAACTGAACCTGGAAGACATGCTGTTTCGCTATGGCGTGAGGATCAACCAGGACCTGATTCAGGATTTACAATGTGATCGCCTTCCACAGGTGGTGGGACATGTTGGGGATAAACCACAGTTTGACCTGCTCCCTTTCCCTTATTTCCCATTGCTTTCACCAACCGGTGCACATCCGATTGTAAAAAATATGGACCTGGTGCTGAGCCATTTTGCAAGCTCAATCGATACGGTGAAAGGGGGGGATATCTCCAAAACAGTGTTGCTGACTTCTTCCGGCAATTCACGTACAGAGCGTGCTCCTGTACAGTTGAGCTGGAACGACCTTCGTACCAAACCTAATCCACGCCAGTTCCAGCAGCATAACCTGCCGGTGGCAGTATTGCTGGAAGGACAGTTTACCTCCCTGTTCCGCAACAGGCTGAGTGTAGACGAGCAACAGCTGATTCAACAGGTGACCCGTTTACCATTTAAAGATCATAGTGATGTTATAAATAAGATGATTGTCGTTAGTGACGGCGACCTCATCACAAATGCCATTTCCCAGAAAAATGGTCCTATGCAAATGGGCGTTAACCTCTTCGACCCCTCGATGGTATATGCCAATAAAGAATTCCTGCTCAACTCGCTGGGATACCTTACCAACAACGCCGGCATCATGGAAGCGCGCAATAAAGAGTTAACCCTGCGCCTGTTAGATGCCGAAAAGATCAAGCAAAACAAGTCTATGTGGCAGGCTATTTGTGTCATTATTCCCGTTCTGCTAATCCTTTTGTTCAGGGTCATTTTCCAGTTCATCAGACAGCGGAAGTTCGAAAGATAA
- a CDS encoding sulfite exporter TauE/SafE family protein, translating to MSHNEEIEQIENQVASPERQEVLIDLVNDDNQKKPALWLLIGLIGLAVLVGAGILYYFNTSEATHTRIYDFTASLFTREVLFYICVGLAAQMVDGALGMAYGATSTSLLLGLGIPPAIASASVHVAEVFTTGASGISHFRFGNVNKKLFMGLLIPGVIGAITGAFLLSKVIDGDVIKPYMSAYLLILGLVVLRKAFQKKKAKSKTKRLGLLALFGGFMDAIGGGGWGPVVTSTLLSKGRSAHYTIGSVNAAEFFISLAGASTFLLFGAITGWPVIIGLIIGGVIASPFAALLVRKIKRKPLMIMVGILIILTSLRTIIMASLHH from the coding sequence ATGTCGCATAACGAGGAGATAGAGCAAATAGAGAATCAAGTGGCCAGCCCTGAACGCCAGGAGGTCCTTATTGACCTTGTCAATGATGACAACCAGAAGAAGCCAGCTTTATGGCTCCTGATCGGTCTTATCGGGTTAGCAGTACTGGTAGGGGCAGGAATATTATATTATTTTAATACCTCCGAAGCTACGCACACCCGTATCTACGACTTTACGGCGTCTTTGTTCACCAGGGAAGTGTTGTTCTACATCTGTGTAGGATTGGCTGCTCAGATGGTGGATGGTGCGTTGGGTATGGCTTATGGTGCTACATCTACCTCTTTGTTGTTGGGTCTGGGTATTCCTCCGGCTATTGCCAGTGCGAGTGTGCATGTGGCAGAGGTGTTTACGACCGGGGCTTCTGGTATTTCACACTTCCGTTTTGGGAATGTAAATAAGAAACTGTTTATGGGCCTTTTGATACCGGGTGTGATTGGTGCCATAACCGGTGCGTTTTTATTATCTAAGGTGATTGATGGGGATGTGATCAAGCCATACATGAGTGCTTATTTGTTGATCCTGGGTCTTGTTGTGCTTCGCAAAGCATTTCAGAAAAAGAAGGCAAAGAGCAAAACGAAGAGACTGGGGCTGCTGGCATTGTTTGGTGGGTTTATGGATGCCATTGGCGGTGGCGGATGGGGTCCGGTTGTGACTTCAACCTTGCTGAGCAAAGGCCGTTCGGCTCATTATACAATTGGATCTGTAAATGCTGCGGAGTTCTTTATTTCTCTGGCTGGTGCGAGTACGTTTTTGTTATTTGGCGCTATTACCGGTTGGCCGGTGATTATAGGGCTGATTATTGGTGGGGTGATTGCTTCTCCTTTTGCAGCGCTGCTGGTGAGGAAGATTAAGCGGAAGCCGCTGATGATTATGGTGGGAATATTGATTATCCTGACTAGTTTACGGACTATTATAATGGCATCATTACATCATTAA
- the gldF gene encoding gliding motility-associated ABC transporter permease subunit GldF — translation MLAIFRKEIHQFFSSITGYIAIILFLLANGLLLFVFPDTSLLDYGYANLDPLFELAPVIYLLLIPAITMRSFADEFKSGTMELLSTKPLTWWQIVNGKFLAGLLIVLISLIPTLVYYIAIRRLSAPNTVLDNGGITGSYIGLFLLGAVFTAIGVWASSLTTNSVVAFLTAIFTCFIFYYGFDSLSKLPAFTGSADYYLQMAGIRFHYSSISRGVIDSRDVVYFLSIIALMLYLTRLSLQRRIWD, via the coding sequence ATGCTAGCAATATTCAGAAAGGAAATCCATCAGTTTTTCAGCAGCATCACAGGGTATATCGCTATTATCCTATTCCTGCTGGCAAATGGGCTATTGCTATTCGTATTCCCCGACACCAGTCTGCTGGATTATGGATATGCCAACCTGGACCCGCTGTTTGAGCTGGCCCCAGTTATTTACCTGTTGCTGATTCCTGCTATCACCATGCGCTCTTTTGCCGATGAATTCAAATCCGGCACCATGGAGCTGTTGAGCACCAAACCGCTCACCTGGTGGCAGATCGTGAACGGAAAGTTCCTCGCTGGCCTACTGATCGTACTGATTTCCCTGATACCGACTTTGGTGTATTACATCGCCATCCGCAGGCTCAGCGCTCCTAATACAGTGCTGGACAACGGTGGCATTACCGGTTCTTATATCGGGCTGTTCCTGCTGGGAGCCGTTTTCACCGCCATCGGTGTCTGGGCTTCCTCTCTGACCACCAACTCTGTGGTCGCCTTCCTCACCGCCATTTTCACCTGTTTTATATTCTATTATGGATTCGACTCACTGAGTAAGTTGCCTGCCTTCACCGGTTCGGCGGACTACTACCTGCAAATGGCAGGGATCCGCTTCCATTATTCTTCTATCAGCAGAGGGGTAATCGATAGCCGGGATGTAGTTTACTTCCTTAGTATCATTGCACTGATGCTCTATCTAACAAGATTGTCATTACAAAGAAGGATCTGGGATTGA
- a CDS encoding bifunctional UDP-N-acetylmuramoyl-tripeptide:D-alanyl-D-alanine ligase/alanine racemase: MYNAESISKVLKGELLQQTGNPEIEHILLDSRKVIFPATSVFIPLVSPRRNAHQYIKELYEKGVSNFIVSESPDLAQFPTANFILVKDTMNALHALVAYHRQQFHIPVIGITGSNGKTIVKEWLYQLLEKDYNIIRSPKSYNSQIGVPLSVWQMKPEHQLAIFEAGISQPGEMEHLEKIIRPNIGIFTNIGEAHNEGFLNIRQKINEKLVLFSKSELLIYCKDYLALNECVNQFHNLVGKKENLEGLQLCTWSRKTDADLRVINVEKNGTHSHIEALHKGESLNITIPFVDEGSIENAIHCWVLMLYLKISPEVIQQRMDQLGNIAMRLELKQGINNCSVINDSYNSDLGSLNIALDFLQQQQQHPTRTVILSDILQSGKSDASLYEEVASLMQQKKIDKVIGIGKNIFREKKCFQQVEGLKSTFFLTTEEFIQQFNQQDFQHETILLKGARVFEFERIGKLLEQKVHQTILEINLSSVSHNIKQYQALLKPATKLMAMVKAFSYGSGSFEIANLLQFHGVDYLAVAYADEGVELRRTGITMPIMVMNPEPSSFDAILQWNLEPEIYSPHLLQQFEEEVQIAGKTGFPVHIKLDTGMHRLGFERKDIPELAAMLTDNNYLTVKSIFSHLAGSEDPALDELTKLQGKHFYEMSYELQKALGYAVIRHISNSAAILRHPDLQLDMVRLGIGMYGVDSSEQMQAQLKPVSTLKTTISQVKHLNTGDFVGYGAKWKAKSPAVTATVRIGYADGYPRRLSNGVGKMLIRGQLAPVVGVVAMDMLMLDVTHITDIAEGDEVIVFGESLPVQQLAAWAGTIPYEILTGISQRVKRVYFQE; this comes from the coding sequence GTGTATAACGCAGAAAGTATCAGCAAGGTGCTGAAAGGTGAGCTATTACAGCAAACAGGTAACCCGGAGATTGAACATATTCTGTTGGATAGCCGGAAGGTGATATTTCCGGCCACCTCTGTCTTCATTCCGTTGGTAAGTCCTCGCAGGAACGCTCATCAATATATAAAAGAATTGTACGAAAAGGGGGTCAGCAACTTCATTGTAAGTGAATCACCGGACCTTGCCCAGTTTCCAACGGCTAACTTTATATTGGTTAAAGATACAATGAATGCGCTGCACGCTTTGGTAGCGTATCACAGACAGCAATTTCATATTCCTGTGATCGGTATAACTGGTAGCAATGGTAAAACCATCGTAAAAGAGTGGTTGTACCAGCTGCTGGAAAAAGATTACAACATCATACGTAGTCCTAAGAGCTACAACTCACAGATAGGGGTTCCCCTTTCTGTATGGCAAATGAAACCTGAGCACCAGCTGGCCATTTTCGAAGCCGGCATCTCCCAACCCGGAGAAATGGAGCACCTGGAAAAGATAATCCGTCCTAACATTGGCATTTTTACTAATATCGGCGAAGCCCATAACGAGGGCTTCCTGAACATCCGCCAAAAGATCAACGAAAAGCTGGTACTGTTTTCCAAGAGCGAACTGCTCATTTACTGCAAGGATTACCTCGCATTGAATGAATGTGTCAACCAGTTTCACAACCTGGTGGGCAAGAAGGAAAACCTGGAGGGCTTACAACTTTGTACCTGGTCGCGCAAAACGGATGCTGACCTTAGAGTGATCAATGTGGAAAAGAACGGTACCCACTCCCACATCGAGGCCCTACATAAAGGGGAGTCGCTGAATATTACCATTCCTTTTGTAGATGAAGGTTCTATTGAGAATGCGATTCACTGCTGGGTACTGATGCTGTACCTCAAGATCTCTCCGGAAGTGATTCAGCAGCGTATGGATCAGTTGGGTAATATCGCCATGCGACTGGAGCTGAAACAGGGTATTAACAACTGCTCGGTGATCAATGACAGTTACAATTCAGATTTAGGTTCACTCAATATAGCGCTGGATTTTCTGCAACAGCAGCAACAGCACCCTACCCGTACCGTGATACTCAGCGATATTCTGCAAAGCGGCAAGAGCGATGCTTCTCTTTATGAAGAAGTAGCCAGCCTGATGCAACAAAAGAAGATCGACAAGGTAATTGGTATTGGTAAAAACATCTTCCGTGAAAAGAAGTGTTTCCAGCAGGTAGAGGGATTAAAGAGTACTTTCTTCCTCACTACAGAAGAGTTTATCCAGCAGTTTAACCAACAGGATTTTCAGCATGAGACCATCCTGCTGAAAGGAGCACGTGTATTTGAGTTTGAGCGGATAGGCAAATTGCTGGAACAAAAAGTACATCAGACCATTCTTGAGATCAATCTCAGCTCAGTTTCTCATAATATCAAACAATACCAGGCATTGCTGAAACCCGCTACCAAACTGATGGCGATGGTCAAAGCATTTTCTTACGGTAGTGGAAGTTTTGAGATTGCAAATCTATTGCAGTTCCATGGCGTAGATTACCTCGCCGTTGCGTATGCTGATGAAGGTGTTGAATTAAGACGAACAGGTATAACCATGCCGATCATGGTCATGAACCCCGAACCCAGTTCATTTGATGCGATCCTGCAGTGGAACCTTGAACCCGAGATCTACTCCCCGCATTTGTTACAGCAGTTTGAAGAAGAAGTTCAGATAGCAGGCAAGACCGGATTTCCGGTACATATTAAACTAGATACAGGCATGCACAGGCTTGGATTTGAGCGGAAAGACATTCCCGAGCTGGCTGCTATGCTAACAGATAATAATTACCTTACAGTTAAATCTATCTTCAGTCATCTGGCAGGTAGTGAAGATCCGGCACTGGATGAGCTGACCAAACTACAGGGTAAGCATTTCTATGAAATGAGCTATGAGTTGCAAAAGGCACTCGGCTATGCGGTGATCAGACATATTTCGAACAGTGCGGCCATCCTCCGTCACCCTGATTTACAACTGGATATGGTGCGGTTAGGTATCGGGATGTATGGCGTGGACAGCAGTGAGCAAATGCAGGCACAACTGAAACCGGTAAGCACACTGAAAACAACCATTTCGCAGGTAAAACACCTGAATACGGGCGATTTTGTGGGTTATGGTGCAAAGTGGAAGGCAAAAAGCCCGGCTGTGACAGCTACAGTGCGAATCGGGTATGCAGATGGGTATCCCCGCCGCCTCAGCAATGGCGTAGGCAAGATGCTGATAAGGGGTCAGCTGGCCCCGGTAGTAGGTGTGGTAGCGATGGATATGCTGATGCTGGATGTAACCCACATTACTGATATTGCAGAAGGAGATGAAGTAATAGTATTTGGCGAATCCTTACCTGTACAGCAGTTAGCCGCCTGGGCAGGTACTATACCTTATGAAATATTAACAGGAATTTCGCAGCGGGTGAAACGGGTATATTTTCAGGAATGA